A single genomic interval of Zingiber officinale cultivar Zhangliang chromosome 4A, Zo_v1.1, whole genome shotgun sequence harbors:
- the LOC121973640 gene encoding GATA transcription factor 2-like has translation MAKEWEMMNFTVGMGMASSPAAAAPVTTCLYGTIPPVVDELLDLSSSQHDDCFPSAEGAAPPAGPAWFSEFKPLQAPNSSFDLYIPHCEDAAELEWLSKFVDDSFSDVPYYNSGLGAVTAAVAAASVKRDPPPQSRAEQSSTVSAAWSSLVAGIVQNASPSSPSSSSSSEFPEKAGSTGNAGKGGGKGKKGGGGEGSAGGVRRCSHCASEKTPQWRTGPLGPKTLCNACGVRYKSGRLVQEYRPAASPTFVLSQHSNSHRKVMELRRQKEMLLVGHGTQQEGDASSSSAISELIHGDYAISSAPSPLTGGGRQ, from the exons ATGGCTAAGGAATGGGAGATGATGAATTTTACAGTGGGGATGGGAATGGCGTCCAGTCCGGCTGCTGCTGCGCCAGTGACGACGTGCCTCTACGGCACCATTCCTCCCGTCGTGGACGAACTCCTCGACTTGTCGTCGTCGCAGCATGACGACTGCTTTCCCTCTGCGGAGGGGGCTGCGCCGCCCGCAGGACCGGCGTGGTTCTCCGAGTTCAAACCTCTTCAGGCTCCCAACTCCTCCTTCGATCTTTACATTCCG CACTGCGAGGACGCGGCGGAGCTGGAATGGCTGTCGAAGTTCGTGGACGACTCTTTCTCCGACGTGCCTTACTATAATTCCGGCCTGGGGGCAGTAACAGCCGCTGTGGCTGCGGCTTCAGTTAAGCGGGACCCGCCGCCGCAGAGTAGGGCGGAGCAGTCGTCCACTGTTTCGGCCGCGTGGTCGTCGTTGGTGGCCGGGATAGTGCAGAACGCGTCGCCGTCTTCCCCGTCGTCCTCGTCGTCTTCTGAGTTTCCGGAAAAGGCCGGAAGCACTGGGAACGCCGGGAAGGGAGGAGGGAAGGGGAAGAAGGGCGGCGGCGGCGAAGGAAGCGCAGGGGGCGTACGGCGCTGCTCGCACTGCGCGTCGGAGAAGACGCCGCAGTGGCGGACGGGGCCGCTTGGACCCAAGACGCTGTGCAACGCCTGCGGCGTGCGGTACAAGTCAGGGCGGCTCGTGCAGGAGTACCGACCGGCGGCTAGCCCTACCTTCGTGCTCTCCCAGCACTCCAACTCCCACCGCAAGGTCATGGAACTTCGCCGCCAGAAGGAGATGCTCCTCGTCGGCCATGGCACCCAGCAGGAAGGCGATGCCTCCTCATCCTCCGCCATCTCGGAGCTCATCCATGGCGACTATGCGATCAGCTCAGCGCCGTCTCCTCTCACCGGCGGCGGCCGTCAGTAG